Proteins from a single region of Bdellovibrio bacteriovorus HD100:
- a CDS encoding DUF523 domain-containing protein, which produces MKIVSACLSGVHCRYDCKAQTRSPIEEMVQNGEAIPVCPEQLGGLSTPRPPAERIGDQVLTNQGVDVTEQYTRGAEEALRIAKLVGATEALLKSKSPMCGCGKIYDGTFTGAQKDGDGVFAELLKKHGIKVTPVD; this is translated from the coding sequence ATGAAGATCGTATCTGCCTGCCTTTCCGGAGTTCACTGCCGCTATGACTGCAAAGCCCAGACAAGATCCCCGATTGAAGAGATGGTGCAAAACGGGGAAGCCATTCCCGTCTGCCCGGAACAGTTGGGTGGTCTTTCAACTCCCCGTCCTCCGGCAGAACGCATCGGCGACCAAGTCCTGACCAATCAGGGTGTGGATGTGACCGAGCAATACACCCGTGGTGCGGAAGAAGCTCTGAGAATTGCGAAACTTGTCGGCGCCACCGAGGCGCTGTTGAAATCCAAGTCCCCCATGTGCGGATGCGGAAAGATCTATGACGGCACCTTCACCGGCGCTCAGAAAGACGGCGACGGGGTTTTTGCCGAGCTTTTGAAAAAACACGGCATCAAGGTCACCCCGGTCGATTGA
- the mtgA gene encoding monofunctional biosynthetic peptidoglycan transglycosylase, whose product MIKKLFFFLLGVLTLMGVAAGSLWAWLPSDKDIRGCMVTKMYQVELCPGSKNYVPLKQIAPILQKTIILTEDSNFYNHKGFDWDAIEKNAKEGWETGVFKRGGSTITQQLAKNMFLNKDRTFIRKGLEAIITDRIEHTLTKKEILERYLNVVEFGKDIYGVKAAAKYYFKKSPAELTVVESAFLAMVLPNPVKYSQSYYRKELTPFARKRLGRIVDDLFQYHRISQEEYDIASAQVAYFFQPEPPPEEMTSGEEIPTLEELENLESQEQLESSEEVE is encoded by the coding sequence ATGATCAAAAAGTTATTTTTCTTTTTATTGGGTGTTCTGACTTTGATGGGTGTGGCCGCAGGTTCGTTGTGGGCCTGGCTGCCGTCAGACAAAGACATTCGCGGCTGTATGGTCACAAAGATGTATCAGGTGGAACTGTGTCCTGGCTCCAAGAACTATGTCCCCCTGAAACAGATCGCCCCCATCCTGCAAAAGACCATCATTCTGACTGAAGATTCCAATTTCTATAATCATAAGGGCTTTGACTGGGACGCGATTGAAAAGAACGCCAAAGAGGGCTGGGAAACCGGTGTCTTTAAGCGCGGCGGATCCACCATCACCCAGCAGCTGGCGAAAAACATGTTCCTGAACAAGGACCGCACCTTCATCCGCAAGGGTCTTGAAGCCATCATCACCGACCGGATCGAGCACACCCTGACCAAAAAAGAAATCCTGGAAAGATATCTGAACGTGGTGGAGTTCGGCAAAGACATCTATGGAGTCAAGGCGGCGGCGAAATACTATTTCAAGAAGTCCCCGGCAGAATTGACGGTGGTTGAGTCAGCCTTCCTGGCGATGGTTCTTCCGAATCCGGTGAAGTACTCCCAGTCCTATTACCGCAAAGAGCTGACTCCCTTTGCGCGCAAGCGCCTGGGCCGTATTGTTGATGATCTTTTTCAGTATCACCGGATTTCGCAGGAAGAATACGACATTGCCAGTGCCCAAGTCGCTTATTTCTTCCAACCCGAACCTCCACCGGAGGAAATGACTTCTGGCGAAGAAATTCCGACCCTGGAAGAACTGGAAAACCTGGAGTCCCAGGAGCAGCTTGAAAGCAGCGAGGAGGTTGAATGA
- a CDS encoding SDR family oxidoreductase, with product MKKVLVTGANGFLGSWLTKALLEEGHDVYALVRPKSDLSELEGVKCKYVHGDVTDVHSLLEATKGMDTVFHLAGVIAYKKSQRALMDKVNVEGTANVIAVCREHNVRRLVYLSSVVAIGAGYTPDQILNEESPYNIADLNLGYFETKHQAETLVKSACDKNEIDAVMLNPSTIYGRGDAKKGSRKMQVKVAQGKLNFYTSGGVNVVAAEDVVAGILSAWKVGRKGERYILSGENILIKDLFAMIAAEAGVKPPKHQLPDGLLHAVGAVGDFMEKIGMKGPLSRENAYTATMYHWFDSSKAQKELGFTPRPAREAIHNSVQWMKDHGLVAK from the coding sequence ATGAAGAAAGTTTTAGTCACCGGAGCAAACGGTTTTTTAGGCAGCTGGCTGACCAAAGCCCTTCTGGAAGAGGGCCACGATGTCTATGCCCTGGTTCGCCCTAAAAGTGACCTTTCTGAACTGGAAGGCGTGAAGTGCAAATACGTTCACGGCGATGTCACTGATGTACATTCCTTGCTGGAAGCCACCAAAGGCATGGACACGGTCTTTCACCTGGCCGGAGTGATTGCCTATAAAAAGTCCCAACGCGCCCTGATGGACAAGGTTAATGTCGAAGGCACGGCCAACGTCATTGCTGTCTGCCGCGAGCACAACGTGCGACGTTTGGTTTACTTGTCCTCAGTGGTGGCCATCGGGGCCGGATACACCCCCGATCAGATTCTGAATGAAGAATCCCCTTACAACATCGCGGATCTGAATCTGGGATACTTCGAAACCAAACACCAAGCCGAAACTCTGGTAAAAAGCGCCTGCGACAAAAATGAGATCGACGCCGTGATGCTGAACCCCTCGACAATCTATGGCCGAGGAGATGCCAAAAAGGGCAGCCGCAAGATGCAGGTCAAAGTTGCTCAAGGGAAATTGAATTTCTACACCTCTGGCGGCGTGAATGTAGTCGCTGCGGAGGATGTCGTTGCCGGCATTCTGAGCGCCTGGAAGGTCGGACGCAAAGGCGAACGCTATATTCTTTCCGGCGAAAACATTCTGATCAAGGATCTCTTTGCGATGATTGCAGCCGAAGCCGGCGTCAAACCTCCGAAGCACCAGCTGCCTGACGGCCTTTTGCATGCCGTCGGCGCTGTCGGTGACTTCATGGAAAAGATCGGCATGAAAGGACCACTGAGCCGCGAGAATGCCTACACGGCCACGATGTATCATTGGTTTGATTCTTCCAAAGCCCAAAAGGAACTTGGCTTCACACCAAGACCGGCCCGCGAAGCCATTCACAATTCTGTGCAATGGATGAAAGATCACGGACTGGTGGCAAAGTAG
- a CDS encoding phosphatase PAP2 family protein, translating into MLDFILSLDKSLFVLVNSHWTAAWADQFFPFITDLHKTPFFKYVLVPVILALFIWRRGLKKGLIIFVFALLSVSVSDGFGNWALKKTVQRPRPGHTEGLNVQVRAPFGGYSFVSNHATNMFSFASFTSAIFPPAAVPLYTLATVVAYSRVYNGVHFPADVICGGLLGLIFGLLFARLCKLILDRIKNEGTVTT; encoded by the coding sequence ATGCTCGATTTTATTTTGTCTCTGGATAAGAGTCTTTTTGTATTGGTGAATTCACATTGGACTGCGGCTTGGGCTGATCAATTTTTCCCATTCATCACAGATCTGCATAAAACACCGTTTTTCAAATATGTCCTGGTCCCGGTGATTCTGGCTCTGTTTATCTGGCGTCGTGGGCTGAAAAAAGGTCTGATCATCTTTGTCTTTGCCCTTCTGTCCGTTTCTGTTTCTGATGGATTTGGCAACTGGGCTCTGAAAAAAACCGTGCAGCGCCCAAGGCCCGGTCACACCGAAGGCCTTAACGTGCAAGTACGCGCCCCCTTTGGCGGTTACAGTTTTGTTTCCAACCATGCCACCAATATGTTCAGCTTTGCGAGCTTCACTTCCGCGATTTTCCCGCCGGCAGCGGTGCCGCTGTATACTTTGGCGACAGTGGTCGCCTACAGCCGTGTGTATAACGGGGTTCACTTCCCGGCCGATGTCATCTGCGGGGGCTTGTTGGGATTGATCTTTGGCCTTTTATTCGCCCGCCTGTGCAAGCTCATCCTTGATCGCATCAAAAATGAAGGGACCGTCACCACATGA
- a CDS encoding flagellar motor protein — protein MDKATWIGILVGVGGILLGNLLEGGHTSSLMQLTAFIIVLTGTIGAVMVSSSEKDLKTGLQLAKKAFRHEESRSKVRLNEIVDCARLAKKENILALEPRLNRIEDPLLKGVLRNVVDGVDITTIRDIFETQIHTEEEELLGGAKIWTDAGGFAPTIGIIGAVLGLIHVMGNLTDTSKLGAGIAVAFVATVYGVSSANLLFLPLGNKLKRRVQALTREKMMVLEGGLLIASGMNPVVLEQKLYAYLDSDQK, from the coding sequence ATGGACAAAGCAACATGGATTGGGATTCTGGTAGGGGTCGGTGGGATTCTGCTTGGCAACCTGCTGGAGGGCGGACACACAAGTTCGCTGATGCAATTGACGGCCTTTATTATCGTTTTAACGGGAACTATCGGAGCCGTGATGGTTTCCAGTTCTGAAAAAGACTTAAAGACCGGTCTGCAGCTGGCTAAAAAGGCCTTTCGTCATGAAGAAAGCCGCAGCAAGGTGCGCCTCAACGAAATCGTCGACTGTGCAAGGCTGGCCAAAAAAGAAAACATCCTGGCTTTAGAGCCGCGTCTAAACCGTATCGAGGATCCCCTGTTAAAAGGAGTTCTCAGAAATGTGGTCGACGGTGTCGACATAACCACAATCCGCGATATCTTCGAAACACAAATCCACACCGAAGAAGAAGAGCTTCTGGGCGGAGCCAAAATTTGGACAGACGCCGGTGGTTTTGCACCCACCATTGGTATTATCGGAGCCGTCCTGGGGCTGATTCATGTCATGGGAAATCTGACTGACACAAGTAAATTGGGCGCGGGGATCGCGGTGGCCTTTGTGGCGACTGTGTACGGAGTCAGCTCGGCCAATTTGTTGTTCCTGCCTCTTGGAAACAAACTGAAACGCCGTGTTCAGGCCTTAACCCGCGAAAAAATGATGGTCCTTGAAGGGGGCCTTCTGATCGCCAGCGGAATGAATCCTGTGGTGCTGGAACAGAAGCTTTACGCCTATCTCGACAGCGATCAAAAATAG
- a CDS encoding OmpA family protein, with the protein MAKKHRKHEEHENHERWLVSYADFITLLFAFFVVMYATSTSNEEKQKEFEDSVKLSLHLVGRGGSDADSNSIGSIIGELEMPVGNFPKKGGPGEVEDYVERSLDKSMDSAQKKLAIQDVYHDAVGVRIALAASTFFQEGSAKLKPEALKSLDKVADVLKTHKKRIIIEGHTDDLPIAGTLFPSNWELAGGRASAVVRYLVKVHQMDPKRFVSLSYGDQKPVVPNDSDEHRAMNRRIEIFIVTDSSKVEI; encoded by the coding sequence ATGGCAAAAAAACACCGCAAACACGAAGAACATGAGAACCATGAGAGATGGCTGGTCTCTTATGCGGATTTCATCACTCTGCTGTTTGCCTTTTTTGTTGTCATGTACGCCACTTCGACTTCCAACGAAGAAAAACAAAAAGAGTTTGAAGACTCCGTGAAGTTGAGCTTGCATCTGGTGGGCCGGGGCGGGTCCGATGCAGATTCCAATTCGATTGGCAGTATTATCGGTGAGTTGGAAATGCCGGTCGGGAATTTCCCTAAAAAGGGCGGTCCCGGCGAGGTCGAAGACTATGTGGAAAGGTCTCTGGATAAGTCCATGGACAGTGCGCAGAAAAAGCTGGCCATTCAGGATGTTTATCATGATGCCGTGGGGGTGAGGATTGCTCTTGCCGCTTCGACATTCTTCCAAGAGGGCTCCGCAAAACTAAAACCTGAAGCCCTTAAGAGCCTTGATAAGGTTGCAGATGTTCTAAAGACCCATAAAAAAAGAATTATTATCGAAGGTCATACCGATGATCTGCCGATTGCGGGCACACTCTTCCCAAGCAACTGGGAGTTGGCCGGGGGGCGTGCTTCCGCGGTCGTGCGCTATCTGGTGAAGGTGCACCAGATGGATCCAAAACGTTTTGTTTCATTATCTTACGGTGATCAGAAGCCGGTGGTGCCCAACGATAGTGATGAGCACCGGGCGATGAACCGCCGGATCGAGATTTTCATCGTCACCGACAGTTCCAAGGTTGAAATTTAG
- the nagZ gene encoding beta-N-acetylhexosaminidase, translating into MSISHIIGQHMFIGVSGHALTADEKKFIVENNIGGVCLFGRNVAEPKQVRELCAEIQSLRHKQVDKAPLFIGIDMEGGRVHRLKAPFTVWPPLRKLGDLDAPTVSFHFANRMGLEMKAVGINLDFAPCVDIFTNPGNTVIGDRSISSDPEMVAKHASALVRGYIKSDVITCAKHFPGHGNTIVDSHEDLPVENTDLERLESCELIPFKKTFKSRVDMVMTSHIKFPKIDPEWPVTLSETFVRKMIREEMRYRGLIITDDLGMKAMTKHYGIEEVPVRALKAGVDLLLYCNDPEVPPQAYDAILGALAQGSLKKEDLEASYHRIMDFKKVKIQNPDPLPLEEAIKIIGSPEHLKIASAIANGQIPDGLLSE; encoded by the coding sequence ATGAGTATCAGTCATATCATCGGTCAGCACATGTTCATCGGCGTATCAGGTCACGCCCTCACCGCTGACGAAAAGAAGTTCATTGTAGAAAATAATATTGGTGGTGTGTGCCTGTTTGGCCGGAACGTCGCTGAACCCAAACAAGTGCGCGAGCTGTGCGCCGAGATCCAGTCCCTGCGCCACAAACAAGTCGACAAGGCTCCGCTGTTTATTGGTATCGACATGGAAGGGGGCCGTGTTCACCGCCTGAAGGCCCCGTTCACCGTGTGGCCACCTCTCAGAAAACTGGGCGACCTGGATGCTCCGACCGTGTCCTTCCACTTTGCCAACCGCATGGGTCTTGAAATGAAAGCCGTGGGCATCAATCTGGATTTTGCCCCTTGTGTGGATATCTTCACCAATCCCGGCAACACCGTCATTGGCGACCGTTCCATCAGTTCTGATCCCGAGATGGTGGCAAAACACGCTTCTGCCCTGGTTCGCGGATACATCAAATCCGATGTCATCACTTGTGCGAAGCACTTCCCAGGACATGGAAACACCATCGTCGACAGCCACGAAGACCTGCCGGTTGAAAACACTGATCTGGAGCGCCTGGAGTCCTGCGAGCTGATTCCGTTTAAAAAGACCTTCAAATCCCGCGTGGACATGGTCATGACCTCGCACATCAAGTTTCCGAAAATTGATCCTGAATGGCCGGTGACTTTGTCCGAGACATTCGTAAGAAAAATGATTCGTGAAGAGATGCGCTATCGTGGCCTGATCATCACCGATGATCTGGGTATGAAAGCCATGACCAAACACTATGGCATTGAAGAGGTTCCCGTGCGGGCCCTGAAGGCCGGTGTGGATCTGCTGCTTTATTGTAACGATCCAGAAGTTCCGCCGCAGGCTTACGACGCCATTCTGGGTGCATTGGCGCAAGGGTCCCTGAAGAAAGAGGATCTTGAAGCCAGCTATCATCGCATCATGGACTTTAAAAAAGTAAAGATTCAGAATCCTGACCCGCTGCCATTGGAAGAAGCAATCAAGATCATCGGCAGTCCGGAACACCTGAAGATCGCCTCCGCGATCGCCAATGGCCAGATTCCCGACGGGCTTTTGTCAGAGTAA
- a CDS encoding Tad domain-containing protein produces the protein MLNSRSTFIQNLNNKRGQIALFVALIFQILFLFFAMVINVGLLVHHKINLQNSVDLAAYYGAMKQAEGMNVIAHTNYQIRQSWKLLAWRYRMLGTAGDFEEHPFDKVGGGRIRTTDDDSINPGAQNFYDSPSFCITYIPFKPMPDGENTCKALSSHTGINVFKIPPVLIDLPSVSGRTRSLALNLRASLIERCKDFGSFNYLMLGGFVVAFNIDQGNRALLISYLSKAMSPSSPDADFFDIDGKSVKLGMENTLKNNLTAANNTSDLKMSIYNSLGHSACNGSQGAKGEPARWLKQIKTYPGFSYIDTICTETSITPKPKMLSNVESDLPNATVADGRFRTEVDELKNYIGIREPISDIYNYSIGVEKNPWCMAYVGVSASARPKIPFSPFGSLEIKARAFYKPFGGRIGPWYYNKYPSGSASYNGSQGSPNDKTDPNLPPRLMDQAHVGVPGDPTRIANYSRYVGDKVGLKSRRVLYHYGRAIYKLDPNWVIGSDGNVEPGSAPVNYGDTAPNFEHWKHLPFNFYQRGGNQDLLAWDHANDQPSRMRMLELSAILPDPFDLTYYSIEPDFYHNYYTRLRDGFLKTIGSAYYTENKEFLGDIGTHKGSNKEGINWDKFSVIDQYKAVSGNTFMKTFVDIAGKLTYISTKWQDVLTSWAPVSLVDYSLDPAKFGKCTITPRGADSGEPEVPNPGNCVSGGTTGYSVKMVSSDYLRRTDLELGGTGVRGALLNPPPEDSEF, from the coding sequence ATGTTGAACTCACGAAGCACTTTTATTCAGAATCTTAACAACAAGCGGGGGCAAATCGCCCTGTTCGTGGCGTTGATCTTTCAGATTCTTTTCCTGTTCTTTGCGATGGTCATCAACGTCGGTCTTTTGGTTCACCATAAAATCAATCTGCAAAACTCCGTCGATCTGGCCGCCTATTACGGCGCGATGAAACAGGCCGAGGGCATGAACGTGATTGCGCACACGAACTATCAGATTCGTCAGAGCTGGAAACTGCTTGCCTGGCGGTATCGCATGCTGGGGACTGCCGGGGATTTCGAGGAGCATCCCTTCGATAAGGTGGGTGGTGGACGTATTCGTACAACCGATGACGACAGTATCAATCCTGGAGCACAGAATTTTTACGACTCCCCATCCTTCTGTATCACTTATATTCCATTTAAGCCGATGCCAGATGGAGAAAATACCTGCAAAGCTTTGTCTTCGCATACAGGAATTAATGTATTTAAAATTCCGCCTGTGTTGATCGATTTGCCGAGTGTTTCGGGAAGAACTCGAAGTCTTGCCTTGAATCTTCGTGCTAGTTTGATTGAGCGTTGTAAAGATTTTGGATCTTTTAACTATCTCATGCTGGGTGGATTCGTTGTTGCCTTCAATATCGATCAAGGCAATCGGGCGCTTTTGATTTCCTATCTGTCCAAGGCTATGAGTCCTAGTTCCCCTGATGCGGATTTCTTTGATATTGACGGCAAGAGCGTCAAGTTGGGTATGGAAAATACCCTTAAAAACAATCTGACTGCTGCTAACAATACGTCCGATTTAAAAATGAGTATCTATAATTCATTGGGGCACTCGGCCTGCAATGGGTCTCAAGGTGCCAAGGGCGAGCCTGCTCGCTGGTTAAAGCAAATCAAGACTTATCCTGGATTCAGCTACATTGATACGATCTGTACTGAAACAAGTATTACACCTAAGCCGAAGATGCTTTCAAACGTTGAATCAGATCTTCCAAATGCGACAGTCGCAGATGGAAGATTCAGGACTGAAGTTGATGAACTGAAGAACTATATCGGCATCCGTGAGCCTATCAGCGATATCTATAACTACTCCATTGGGGTGGAAAAGAATCCGTGGTGTATGGCCTATGTAGGAGTTTCTGCATCGGCTCGCCCAAAGATTCCGTTTTCGCCCTTTGGTTCCTTGGAGATTAAAGCTCGAGCATTCTATAAGCCCTTCGGTGGTCGCATTGGTCCGTGGTATTACAACAAGTATCCGTCGGGCTCTGCTTCTTATAACGGATCACAAGGCAGTCCCAATGACAAAACGGATCCGAATCTGCCACCTCGTTTGATGGACCAAGCGCATGTTGGTGTGCCGGGGGATCCGACACGAATTGCAAATTACAGTCGTTATGTCGGCGATAAAGTCGGTTTGAAAAGTCGCCGGGTTCTTTATCATTATGGCAGAGCTATTTATAAGTTAGACCCTAACTGGGTAATTGGCTCGGACGGGAACGTTGAGCCGGGCAGTGCTCCGGTTAACTATGGAGATACGGCGCCTAACTTCGAGCATTGGAAGCACCTGCCATTTAATTTCTATCAACGTGGCGGGAATCAGGATTTGCTCGCTTGGGATCATGCTAATGATCAGCCATCGCGCATGCGTATGCTTGAGCTTTCGGCGATTCTTCCGGATCCATTCGATTTGACCTACTATTCAATTGAACCTGATTTCTATCACAACTATTACACACGCCTGCGTGATGGATTCCTGAAGACTATTGGTTCCGCTTACTATACCGAGAATAAAGAGTTCTTGGGTGATATTGGAACTCACAAAGGTTCCAATAAAGAGGGTATCAACTGGGATAAATTCAGCGTCATCGATCAGTACAAAGCTGTTTCCGGAAATACATTTATGAAGACGTTCGTGGATATCGCAGGGAAACTGACTTATATCTCCACAAAATGGCAGGATGTTCTGACGTCCTGGGCGCCGGTGAGCCTTGTGGATTACAGTTTGGATCCAGCCAAGTTCGGCAAATGCACGATCACACCGAGAGGTGCTGATTCCGGTGAGCCTGAAGTGCCAAACCCAGGAAACTGCGTTTCGGGCGGAACAACGGGCTACTCTGTGAAGATGGTTTCGTCGGACTATCTTCGTCGTACTGATCTTGAGTTGGGCGGCACAGGGGTGCGTGGAGCACTGCTGAATCCTCCTCCTGAAGACAGCGAGTTCTAA
- a CDS encoding exo-beta-N-acetylmuramidase NamZ family protein, with translation MKLGLEVLLANPKMLKSLKGKRVGLVCHPASVDENLQHSMDLLSKKIKLSCAFGPQHGVRGDKQDNMIESPDFVDPVHKIPVFSLYGEVRRPTAEMMSHFDVVLFDLQDLGCRIYTFITTLLYIMEESAKLGKTVIVLDRPNPAGRPVEGFKMLPGWESFVGAAPIPMRHGLTVGELALYFADYYKMDLDLQIVKMKGYNPDKGPGFGWDLKRPWVNPSPNAASLNMARAYSGTVLIEGTTLSEARGTTRALEIIGASDIDYAEVLVRMKKKAPQWFKGVTLRECFFEPTFHKHVGKLCHGFQFHTDGVSYKHDQFKPFRLTALMLKVIREMHPKYPIYRDFAYEYVKDRLAFDVINGGPALKNWIENPKATPKDLDAALAKDEKPWVKERKKYLLY, from the coding sequence ATGAAACTCGGTCTGGAAGTACTTCTCGCAAATCCAAAGATGCTAAAAAGCCTTAAGGGCAAACGTGTGGGCCTAGTCTGTCACCCGGCCAGCGTGGATGAAAATCTTCAGCACAGCATGGATTTGCTTTCCAAAAAGATTAAACTTTCTTGCGCGTTCGGCCCCCAGCACGGCGTCCGTGGCGACAAACAAGACAACATGATCGAAAGCCCGGACTTTGTGGATCCTGTGCACAAGATTCCGGTGTTCAGTCTGTATGGCGAAGTTCGCCGTCCAACGGCAGAGATGATGTCCCACTTCGATGTGGTGTTGTTTGATCTTCAGGATCTGGGCTGCCGCATTTACACCTTCATCACCACGCTTTTGTACATTATGGAAGAGTCCGCAAAACTTGGAAAGACCGTCATCGTTTTGGATCGTCCCAACCCTGCGGGCCGACCGGTGGAAGGATTCAAGATGCTTCCAGGCTGGGAATCCTTTGTGGGTGCAGCCCCGATCCCTATGCGCCACGGTCTGACCGTGGGTGAGCTGGCTTTGTATTTTGCTGACTACTACAAAATGGATCTGGATCTGCAAATCGTGAAGATGAAAGGCTACAATCCTGACAAGGGGCCGGGCTTTGGCTGGGACTTGAAACGCCCTTGGGTGAATCCGTCGCCGAACGCGGCCTCTTTGAACATGGCGCGCGCTTATTCTGGAACCGTGTTGATTGAAGGCACCACCCTTTCGGAAGCACGCGGAACCACTCGCGCCCTTGAGATCATCGGCGCTTCGGATATTGATTATGCGGAAGTTCTGGTTCGCATGAAAAAGAAAGCACCTCAGTGGTTTAAGGGTGTGACCTTGCGTGAATGCTTCTTTGAGCCAACTTTCCACAAGCATGTGGGCAAGCTTTGCCATGGCTTCCAGTTCCACACGGACGGTGTCAGCTACAAGCACGATCAGTTCAAACCATTCCGTTTGACTGCGCTGATGCTGAAGGTGATCCGCGAGATGCATCCGAAGTACCCGATTTATCGCGATTTTGCCTATGAGTATGTGAAGGACCGCTTGGCATTTGATGTGATTAACGGCGGACCAGCGCTGAAGAACTGGATCGAAAATCCAAAGGCCACTCCAAAAGATCTGGATGCGGCATTGGCCAAGGATGAAAAACCCTGGGTGAAGGAAAGAAAGAAATACCTGCTTTATTAA
- a CDS encoding sugar phosphate nucleotidyltransferase, whose amino-acid sequence MNVMLLAAGEGTRLRPYTLTLPKPAIPFVTVPLAGHSLSFLGNLAINKLVVNTYHLPGEIHHLFHSLRHHAKSLHFSDEVGQILGSGGGLGKARDHFMGDDSFVMMNADEIILPKESDVMKKAILHHRHQRNVATLMVMDHPDVGTKFGGVWTDAHNRVLGFGKTPIAGAVKAWHFVGVQILSDKVFDFIPAKGESNILYDALTAAIKKGLSVEAYPFECTWFETGNPTDFLEASEKCLHYLAGPATYQKAILEGTLKRYSKEETVLASTDGGYSLISKSAFLGHSRIHGTFCAGPGAIVENGCELTNVIVGTNARVPAGTQAKDTLFL is encoded by the coding sequence ATGAACGTGATGTTGCTGGCGGCGGGTGAAGGCACAAGACTTCGCCCCTACACGCTGACACTTCCAAAGCCAGCCATTCCGTTTGTCACGGTTCCTTTGGCCGGACACTCCCTGAGCTTTCTGGGAAATCTTGCCATCAACAAGCTGGTGGTGAACACCTATCACTTGCCTGGCGAAATCCACCACCTTTTCCACAGCCTGCGCCATCACGCGAAGTCTTTGCATTTTTCTGATGAAGTTGGACAGATTCTTGGCAGCGGCGGCGGCCTGGGGAAAGCCCGCGATCACTTTATGGGCGATGATTCGTTCGTCATGATGAATGCCGATGAAATCATTCTTCCCAAAGAGTCTGATGTTATGAAAAAAGCGATCCTGCATCACCGCCATCAGCGCAATGTCGCCACTTTGATGGTGATGGATCACCCGGATGTGGGAACCAAGTTTGGCGGTGTCTGGACAGATGCTCACAACCGCGTGCTGGGCTTTGGCAAGACCCCGATCGCCGGGGCCGTGAAAGCCTGGCACTTTGTGGGCGTGCAGATTCTTTCTGACAAAGTGTTTGATTTCATCCCAGCCAAAGGTGAATCGAATATTCTTTATGATGCTTTGACTGCGGCGATCAAAAAAGGTCTTTCTGTCGAAGCCTATCCGTTTGAGTGCACGTGGTTTGAAACCGGAAATCCAACGGACTTTCTGGAGGCTTCTGAAAAATGCCTGCACTATCTGGCGGGCCCGGCGACTTATCAGAAGGCCATCCTGGAAGGCACTTTAAAAAGATACTCCAAAGAAGAAACCGTATTGGCCTCCACAGATGGCGGCTACAGCCTGATTTCAAAATCTGCGTTTTTGGGTCATTCCCGAATTCACGGAACTTTCTGCGCCGGCCCCGGAGCTATTGTGGAAAACGGCTGCGAACTGACCAATGTCATCGTCGGAACAAATGCCCGGGTCCCTGCTGGCACTCAAGCCAAAGACACTCTCTTTCTGTAA